gggtttttaaagagagtcggatgtcagaggaatggcaggttagtgtagttcatattattcaattcctcattaacaaatatatatcatatgaactcattaattaatgtgtatgtgacaggcaattagaagcaaagcacaaggaacaagtgctaagaacaaaaacccccacctattatctcgtggtgggtataggaagcttgaggagaaaatcctcaagcaaaaggcagatgctataccaccatctcagagtggtagccctcctcagcctccttctccaccgtctagacatgagaaatggaagttggcccgtatgcgaccatcgggcacctactcttccgacactgcacgagagatttctgaaaaaattgttagttatcactgttcctaaaataatgaatattgtcattatacatactacattaaactatttaaagaataatggtgttttgtaatgttacaggacgccttggttgagcagagctcccaaggccaattcactccagagggtcgccaggatattcttgctgctgcaattggacgacctgagcaccctggacgtgtACGTGCTGCAGGTCCTGGAGTAGGCATTACGgattattttgggagctcttctcgtcagccttcatattcgtacagcgatacacaaaggatgacagaagagatcacaaaaaaggtccgacaagaccttatgcaggagatcagggccgaggtgagggctgaattccaGATGCTCTACCAGGAGCAGTTTCAGAGCATGCGCCCGATGCAGTCTCCTATAGAGGAACATGTGGtccctccccctcccacaggtaaacttaataaacatttatgtgcaattatttctatctcttgtataatctaacatttactctgacagggagaagcggcaaaggaagttgttccgcatcagccatcccagaggatgacatggacgatggtagtccatgtctgctatacattttagaagaagatgagatggtgctggtagctcgtggaacagagtttaggtcagcgactgtatgtcatggtatgcaactattagaggatgaggtgaaggtatcagtggatgaaatgatcatgccagatgcctcggttccactgtccacggaagagattttcactgtggaacaagcatataagtcgtttatcacttggcctaaatttttggttaaaccagtttctgacccctcggtatgaaattcttctttacacttctcaattttaaaggtttttgatgtcaaaacttatcttatcttttcatgtaacaacagacgcaggaacaacagaagattcctctatctgaggatgaccctctttcttcattgcatctacttgctgacatccttgatgataagcctttggaggttcagtatgatgctaatgtatttgggcatggctctgaggtcccaatataccttaatagccaagatgtccgtgagcttgcgtcgggaacacaagagttgaatatttcaattattcaactatggacgatgtaagtctatgaccaattatttatatataaaattgatttatatatcaagtatccttatatcaaagttaattttttatttcaggtatatgtctggggtcactaataagttggggcgttctgatgattatggattcattgatccccaagacattcatgaatcaaatgattttgatcatATCAACACGAGAATGATAAGCAGTTTTcgaaggggcaagaaaatatactttttgccttatatatccgggtaagtgaactttgttaacataataatgttccatatgtgattttaatatttaatagttacgttattatgaatttcaggcgccattggcaacttcttgttatgtctgtgcaagacaactatgctttgtggttctgctcattgcacaggcctcctcccacacaactcagacaagcaattgattggtaagaacctcaatgtttggactttctttgttatataactgaatgctaaaacattttttatatacagttctattccagcaagtatgatgatggacgggagatcaattgttaagagtagaaagattgcttggatttctctcaaggtttgacatatgctaaagtcatactttgttataattgttttataacaaatgttattcactaactattatcaactgtgatgatatattgtagtgtaacagacaaaatgggtcatatgagtgtggatactatgtaatgtattggatgacccatattgttcgttctcacatcacaagaagctgggaaacggtaatatttaactttaacaaattttgattttttaacaaatgttgaattcatatacactaattaaaatgaattgtcttttgcagagattcaagactactacaccagttcctgagaagtcactactattcattaggaacgctgctgcgaagtatatagttagattatacaatagctcttagatttagatttaaacaatgcatttgattagatagaattttcttagactctctactttattttatgttgaaattgaatttctgtaaatgtttttatatgcaggtctgtttttgtggtagtggatatcacaaaaacagacctgctattttaaaaaactgcaggggaatatgccgcggttctaaccacaaccgcggcatataaggggaatatgccgcggttctaaccacaaccgcggcatatagtgcttcttctttttttttaaaaacgagacatatggccgcggtttTGACACTAACCGCGGCATACTCGTCggcctatatgccgcggttgaaccgcggcatatagtgcattttttaatttttttttaaaaaaaatgaatttaggcagcggttccctagacaaccgcggcatattcctcagcctatataccgcggttagaACCACGGCATAAAGTGTCTGACTTACtatcgcggctgaatatgccgcggttcatgaaccgcgacgtatagtgaaaatcaaccgcggtaaaagcccctcgctgcactagtgtcTCTAACATCACAAGTTCACAACTGATCCTTTCATTTAGCACAGTTAACTTATAAACCAGCTTCTCTGAGTGCATTATTTAGCACAGTTAAACACATATAGCAGTTAGTACCATTCTTTGCTTCAAAACAAAGCATTCATTGCAGCCAACCCAATAGGTCACCATTTCCTTCAACAAAGGAGTGCATAACTCAATTGGCCTATTGATATAAAGACACCACTTGAATGGAGTCTCACCGATACGTGTCCGATCAATTTCTCTTAGTATACCATTAATGTCAACTATAGCTTTGGTGTCGCACCACGCCCGCAATCGAAACTAccaattattttcaaaataaacaaccaTTACAAAACAATTGACAAACAAAGCAATCAATTTTGAATACATCAAATTTACTTACATTGTTATGACCTTCTTCTTTAATGCAATTCATCACTGGAAAACCAAACACAATACAAAACCATAGGAAAATTAACCCAACAACAACTCTCAAACCAAATTTAATACAAAACCATAGTCAAAATAACCCAACAACAACCCCAAACCCAAAAAGTTCATACTATCCACCAAAAACCCACATCAACCACAAAATTTTCTACACAACCTCATGCCACACTTAACCGCGAAAAACAACCAAATATCACTACAACCAATATATGCCcacaaaaattttaaacaaaccGAACACAAAAAATGCATTACCGATTAGGCGTTCTCCAAGCTCGTTGGTTCCAATAGGCGTAAAGGCGGCGCCTACAACGGTCAACAACGACACTCCGACCAACTTCAAACAAAGCCAACGACAACCAAGCTTGAATGAAGACGAACGCTTGTCGGTGGGTGGAAGGGACGACGCTAAACTTAGTGGGTGCGAGGGACGATGCTACAAACTACCGGCAGACTGCATACTCCGACAACATACCTCGATGATTCTGGAAAGAGGCACGAAAATGGGTGGGTGGGAGGAAGTGGCACGAACAGTTAAACAATAGTAGAACGGTCAAACAAAGCTTCGAACAACGCCGGTCACCAAAACAGACAATACTTCCTCAGGCGGCACTCCGATAGACAACGGACCGCGACGCTTTTGGGAAGAGGCACTAAAATGGGTGGGTGGGAGGAAGCGACACTCTCTCTAGAGTTCGGGTTCTCTCTCTAAGGTGGcctcaaattttaatttcgaAATGAGAAAATGAACCCCGCCACTTAAAACCCTACCCCATTCTCTTTTCAcgtcattttaatttttcatatttcttttccaTGTGGACCAGTGACATTTTGACACGTGACCcgtgttaaaatattgtcaaactatattgtcaaagtatcattatccaatAATAAAAGGGTAATAAAAGATTACAAAGCCGCCTTGAAGCATTTCATTGCAAACGAGAACCT
This sequence is a window from Vigna angularis cultivar LongXiaoDou No.4 chromosome 2, ASM1680809v1, whole genome shotgun sequence. Protein-coding genes within it:
- the LOC128195509 gene encoding uncharacterized protein LOC128195509 translates to MADHPHSSGDEAPPPRSTRGPTRMKQLLIRKNSGERTPVNVNVTTGVATGPHADDFRSYLGVVARNKISILIPSFDHVSEGDRNIIWQDILMTFDIPNVPTLRNKCLSTVAENFRNFKSKLTSRYIFGHLKHKTPCNAYKSIDEETWRVFKESRMSEEWQAIRSKAQGTSAKNKNPHLLSRGGYRKLEEKILKQKADAIPPSQSGSPPQPPSPPSRHEKWKLARMRPSGTYSSDTAREISEKIDALVEQSSQGQFTPEGRQDILAAAIGRPEHPGRVRAAGPGVGITDYFGSSSRQPSYSYSDTQRMTEEITKKVRQDLMQEIRAEVRAEFQMLYQEQFQSMRPMQSPIEEHVVPPPPTGRSGKGSCSASAIPEDDMDDGSPCLLYILEEDEMVLVARGTEFRSATVCHGMQLLEDEVKVSVDEMIMPDASVPLSTEEIFTVEQAYKSFITWPKFLVKPVSDPSTQEQQKIPLSEDDPLSSLHLLADILDDKPLEVQYDANVFGHGSEVPIYLNSQDVRELASGTQELNISIIQLWTMYMSGVTNKLGRSDDYGFIDPQDIHESNDFDHINTRMISSFRRGKKIYFLPYISGRHWQLLVMSVQDNYALWFCSLHRPPPTQLRQAIDCSIPASMMMDGRSIVKSRKIAWISLKCNRQNGSYECGYYVMYWMTHIVRSHITRSWETRFKTTTPVPEKSLLFIRNAAAKYIVRLYNSS